A DNA window from Bradyrhizobium sp. CCBAU 53421 contains the following coding sequences:
- the waaF gene encoding lipopolysaccharide heptosyltransferase II — MNIDSISNIETQDTEDTRPILVVPYVWIGDFVRGHTVVRVLRKRWPNRPVDLLTSRLCAPLVDYMPGVRAGIVFDLPRSRLALTQQRTLAAELRKRNYATALVLPRTWKSAIAPALAGIPERVGFFGEARFGLINAMRWREKQQPRFIDKNAILALPDGASRPPEWPVPQLRVPADEVSRWRQANGLGSGPAIALGPGSVGVSKRWTYYPEAARLFAGHGFDVWVVGGPGEKALAQEIAAVGGPRVRDLTGTDLRNGALAMAAASVAITNDSGLMHIAAAIGTPTMGIFGPTDPDLWAPLNGLAATVRQTKNKLPCQPCQRTVCTMNDHRCMRDIAAEEVVGIAERVLAQINER, encoded by the coding sequence CACAGGATACCGAGGATACCAGACCGATCCTCGTCGTGCCCTATGTTTGGATCGGCGATTTCGTGCGCGGACACACCGTGGTCAGGGTGCTCCGCAAGCGCTGGCCCAACCGGCCGGTCGACCTCCTGACATCCAGGCTTTGCGCCCCTTTGGTTGACTATATGCCCGGCGTCCGCGCCGGCATCGTGTTTGATCTGCCACGCAGCCGGCTGGCCCTGACCCAGCAGCGGACGCTCGCGGCCGAGCTTCGGAAGCGGAACTACGCCACCGCGCTGGTGCTGCCGCGCACCTGGAAGTCGGCCATCGCACCGGCCCTGGCGGGCATCCCGGAGCGGGTCGGCTTCTTTGGCGAGGCGCGGTTCGGCCTGATCAACGCCATGCGTTGGCGCGAAAAGCAGCAGCCACGCTTCATCGACAAGAACGCCATCCTGGCGCTGCCCGACGGCGCCTCCCGCCCACCGGAATGGCCGGTGCCGCAGCTTCGGGTTCCCGCGGACGAGGTCAGCCGATGGCGGCAGGCCAATGGCCTCGGCAGCGGTCCTGCCATCGCGCTCGGACCCGGCTCGGTCGGGGTCTCGAAACGCTGGACCTATTATCCCGAAGCCGCGCGGCTGTTCGCCGGGCACGGCTTCGACGTCTGGGTGGTCGGCGGCCCCGGCGAGAAGGCGCTGGCGCAGGAGATCGCGGCTGTCGGCGGCCCGCGGGTCCGCGATCTCACCGGCACCGATTTGCGCAACGGGGCGCTGGCGATGGCCGCCGCCAGCGTCGCCATTACCAACGACTCCGGGCTGATGCATATCGCGGCCGCGATCGGCACCCCCACGATGGGCATCTTCGGCCCGACCGATCCCGATCTCTGGGCGCCCCTCAACGGCCTCGCCGCAACGGTGCGTCAGACCAAAAACAAGCTGCCGTGCCAGCCGTGCCAGCGCACGGTCTGCACCATGAACGACCATCGCTGCATGCGCGACATCGCCGCCGAAGAGGTCGTCGGGATCGCCGAGCGCGTGCTGGCTCAGATCAACGAACGATAG
- the galE gene encoding UDP-glucose 4-epimerase GalE, which produces MTVLVTGGAGYIGSHMVHALVDAGESVVVVDNLSTGFSAFLPEGVPLFIGDAGDENLVEGVIAQHGIDSIIHFAGSVVVPDSMRDPLGYYRNNTMTTRSLLNAAVKGGVNRFIFSSTAAVYGNPDHVPVPEIAPTRPLSPYGSSKLMTEIMLHDVASAHDMSYVVLRYFNVAGADPKGRVGLATIGATHLLKIAVEAATGQRAKIDVFGTDYPTQDGSCIRDFIHVSDLVEAHRSALSYLRGGGQSVTMNCGYGRGYSVLETIEAVRRVSMRNFAVAYAPRRPGDIMTMVADTTRIRSALDWTPRYDDLETIASHALAWEEKLFRDRGGSARQAESA; this is translated from the coding sequence ATGACCGTGCTCGTGACCGGCGGTGCCGGCTATATCGGAAGTCACATGGTTCATGCGCTGGTCGATGCCGGCGAGAGCGTCGTCGTCGTCGACAATCTCTCGACCGGCTTCTCCGCGTTCCTGCCCGAAGGTGTTCCGCTGTTCATCGGTGACGCCGGCGACGAGAACCTCGTCGAGGGCGTGATCGCACAGCACGGCATCGACAGCATCATCCATTTCGCAGGCTCGGTCGTGGTGCCGGACTCGATGCGCGATCCGCTCGGCTATTACCGCAACAACACCATGACGACGCGCAGTCTGCTCAACGCCGCGGTGAAGGGCGGCGTCAACCGCTTCATCTTCTCCTCGACCGCGGCCGTCTACGGCAATCCGGACCACGTGCCGGTGCCGGAGATCGCGCCGACGCGTCCGCTGTCGCCCTACGGCTCGTCGAAGCTGATGACCGAGATCATGCTGCACGACGTCGCCTCCGCCCACGACATGAGCTACGTCGTGCTGCGCTACTTCAACGTCGCCGGCGCCGACCCGAAGGGCCGCGTCGGTCTTGCCACCATCGGCGCCACCCATCTGCTCAAGATCGCGGTCGAGGCCGCGACCGGCCAGCGCGCCAAGATCGACGTGTTCGGCACCGATTATCCGACCCAGGACGGCAGCTGCATACGCGACTTCATCCATGTCAGCGACCTCGTCGAGGCGCATCGCTCGGCGCTGTCCTATCTGCGCGGCGGCGGACAATCGGTGACGATGAATTGCGGCTACGGCCGCGGCTATTCCGTGCTCGAGACCATCGAGGCGGTGCGCCGGGTCTCGATGCGCAATTTCGCGGTCGCCTATGCGCCGCGCCGGCCCGGCGACATCATGACCATGGTGGCCGATACCACGCGGATCCGCTCAGCTCTCGACTGGACCCCGCGCTACGACGATCTCGAGACCATTGCGAGCCACGCGCTGGCCTGGGAGGAGAAACTGTTCCGGGACCGCGGAGGCTCCGCGCGACAGGCAGAATCGGCCTAA
- a CDS encoding glycosyltransferase family 4 protein, with protein MPIENTAAGELELIVPNLHRRYSGVTATNRMVAPKLARMFRAAWLGSHRPDGIDAMGFADLMRLWRRARPVIWHARRNDEMIAGLLLRALGWPLKLLFTSAAQRHHTWLTRWLISNMDAIIATSPLSASYLKRDATVVMHGVDTDRYAPPADRAAAFAESGLPGRYAIGCFGRVRAQKGSDVFVEAMCRLLPRHPDFSAVIVGAVVPEQLAFANELKRKIEAAGLQSRIVITGELPIEDVVRWYQRLTIYAFTSRNEGFGLTLIEAMSAGAALVAARAGAAEFVVEDGLTGVLTPPGDADALAAALEPLMRDPAAAAAMGARARQRVVDKFSLDAEAGAIAEVYRSLI; from the coding sequence GTGCCGATCGAGAACACAGCTGCCGGCGAGCTTGAGCTCATCGTGCCCAATCTGCACCGACGCTATTCGGGTGTCACCGCGACCAACCGCATGGTCGCGCCGAAGCTTGCCAGGATGTTTCGCGCGGCCTGGCTCGGCTCGCATCGGCCCGACGGCATCGACGCGATGGGATTTGCCGATCTGATGCGGCTGTGGCGGCGCGCGCGGCCAGTGATCTGGCACGCGCGGCGCAATGACGAGATGATTGCGGGGCTGTTGCTGCGCGCGCTCGGCTGGCCGCTGAAGCTGCTGTTCACGTCGGCCGCGCAGCGGCATCACACCTGGCTGACGCGCTGGCTGATCAGCAACATGGATGCGATCATCGCCACCAGTCCGCTGTCGGCCTCATATCTCAAGCGCGACGCCACCGTGGTGATGCATGGCGTCGACACCGACCGTTATGCGCCGCCGGCCGATCGTGCTGCTGCCTTCGCCGAAAGCGGATTGCCGGGGCGCTATGCGATCGGCTGCTTCGGGCGGGTGCGCGCGCAGAAGGGCAGCGACGTGTTCGTCGAGGCGATGTGCCGGCTGCTGCCGCGCCATCCCGATTTCAGCGCTGTCATTGTCGGCGCCGTGGTGCCGGAGCAGCTGGCGTTTGCCAATGAGCTGAAGCGCAAGATCGAGGCTGCCGGGCTGCAATCGCGCATCGTCATTACGGGCGAATTGCCGATCGAGGATGTCGTGCGCTGGTACCAGCGGCTGACGATCTACGCCTTCACCTCGCGCAATGAAGGTTTTGGCCTGACCCTGATCGAGGCGATGTCGGCAGGTGCGGCGCTGGTGGCAGCGCGCGCGGGCGCTGCCGAGTTCGTGGTCGAGGATGGCCTCACCGGCGTGCTGACGCCGCCCGGCGATGCCGACGCGCTGGCGGCCGCGCTCGAGCCGTTGATGCGCGATCCGGCCGCGGCCGCGGCGATGGGGGCGCGGGCGCGCCAACGAGTTGTGGATAAGTTCAGCCTCGATGCCGAGGCGGGCGCGATCGCGGAGGTCTATCGTTCGTTGATCTGA
- a CDS encoding ABC transporter ATP-binding protein has translation MAQFPKKITDDPYGAAILIRRLVTEQGITYWRRYLTAFALMAVAAGSTAGATYVLGQVINQAYVDKNIPGIAMFAGITVVLLFIKGVATYGHMVILSKISNAILARNQRQLFAKLMSESIGFFSQRHSSEFLARLTAGAKSITDVLNMLVNAIGRDFLMLISMLAVMVWQDPLMSFIGLVAVPPAMLMLRRLVKRIKGLAYNQFTGTADIMETMQESLQGIRTVKAFTLEDTMQQRIDENIAIVERNANKMARVANRSNPLMEMLGGFAVAGCLMYGGYSVVALGSTPGQFFTFLTAFLMATEPAKRLARLNIDLNSQLVGARMLLEVVDSPASEQADDDKPALKLSDARIELRDVSFAYRPGEPVLNRMSFTAEPGKVTALVGPSGGGKSTVLALLLRFYETREGEILIDGQSISQVSRKSLRQQTAYVGQDVYLFRDTIRANIAFGKLGATEAEIIDAAKAACAHDFIMSFPLGYDTPVGEHGTQLSGGQRQRIAVARALIKNAPIILLDEATAALDSESEKQVQEAIEHLCQGRTTIVIAHRLHTIMHADAILVVEGGEIVERGRHEELLRRGGRYASFFRLQHHHDPSPLALAPISAAG, from the coding sequence ATGGCTCAGTTTCCAAAGAAAATTACCGACGATCCCTATGGCGCGGCGATCCTGATTCGCCGTCTGGTCACGGAACAGGGGATCACCTACTGGCGGCGCTATCTGACGGCGTTCGCCCTGATGGCCGTTGCCGCCGGCTCGACGGCCGGCGCTACCTACGTGCTCGGCCAGGTGATCAACCAGGCCTATGTCGACAAGAACATCCCCGGCATCGCCATGTTCGCCGGCATCACCGTGGTGCTGCTGTTCATCAAGGGCGTGGCGACCTACGGCCACATGGTGATCCTGTCGAAGATCAGCAACGCCATCCTGGCACGGAACCAGCGGCAATTGTTCGCCAAGCTGATGAGCGAGAGCATCGGCTTCTTCTCGCAGCGGCACTCGTCGGAGTTCCTGGCGCGGCTCACCGCCGGCGCCAAGTCGATCACCGACGTGCTCAACATGCTGGTCAATGCGATCGGCCGCGACTTTCTGATGCTGATCAGTATGCTCGCGGTCATGGTCTGGCAGGACCCGCTGATGTCGTTCATCGGGCTCGTGGCGGTGCCGCCGGCGATGCTGATGCTGCGCAGGCTGGTGAAGCGGATCAAGGGGCTCGCCTACAACCAGTTCACCGGCACCGCCGACATCATGGAGACGATGCAGGAATCGCTGCAGGGCATCCGCACCGTGAAGGCGTTCACGCTGGAAGACACCATGCAGCAGCGGATCGACGAGAACATCGCGATCGTCGAGCGCAACGCCAACAAGATGGCACGCGTCGCCAACCGCTCCAATCCGCTGATGGAGATGCTCGGCGGCTTCGCGGTCGCCGGCTGCCTGATGTACGGCGGCTACAGCGTGGTGGCGCTCGGCTCCACGCCGGGCCAGTTCTTCACCTTCCTGACCGCCTTTCTGATGGCGACCGAGCCGGCCAAGCGGCTGGCGCGGCTCAACATCGACCTCAACAGCCAGCTGGTCGGCGCGCGGATGCTGCTCGAGGTCGTCGACAGCCCGGCGAGCGAGCAGGCCGACGACGACAAGCCGGCGCTCAAGCTCTCCGACGCGCGGATCGAACTGCGCGACGTCAGCTTCGCCTATCGGCCCGGCGAGCCGGTGCTGAACCGGATGAGCTTCACAGCTGAGCCCGGCAAGGTCACCGCGCTGGTCGGCCCCTCCGGCGGCGGCAAGTCGACGGTGCTCGCTTTGCTGCTGCGCTTCTACGAGACGCGCGAGGGCGAGATCCTGATCGACGGACAGTCGATCTCGCAGGTGTCGCGCAAGTCGCTGCGCCAGCAGACCGCCTATGTCGGCCAGGACGTCTATCTGTTCCGCGACACCATCCGCGCCAACATCGCCTTCGGCAAGCTGGGCGCCACCGAGGCCGAGATCATCGACGCCGCCAAGGCGGCCTGCGCGCACGACTTCATCATGAGCTTCCCGCTCGGCTACGATACCCCGGTCGGCGAGCACGGCACCCAACTGTCCGGCGGCCAGCGCCAGCGCATCGCGGTCGCCCGCGCGCTGATCAAGAACGCGCCGATCATCCTGCTCGACGAGGCCACCGCCGCGCTCGATTCGGAGTCCGAGAAGCAGGTGCAGGAGGCGATCGAGCATCTCTGCCAGGGCCGCACCACGATCGTGATCGCGCACCGCCTGCACACCATCATGCATGCCGATGCGATCCTGGTGGTCGAGGGCGGCGAGATCGTCGAGCGCGGGCGTCACGAGGAGCTGCTGCGCCGCGGCGGCCGCTACGCCTCGTTCTTCCGCCTGCAGCACCACCACGACCCGTCGCCGCTGGCGCTGGCGCCGATCAGCGCCGCCGGCTAG